TCAAAATGGTACGAAATACGAGGTTGCGCACGCCTATCTGGGCACTTTTACTAACAGCATTTACAGCGGTTTCCTGTTCCTCAGGCCAAGACGACATTACTTTTGACTCCGGCACCTGGAAGAATGATTTAAGCGGTTGCAAAGGGCAGCGGGCAACATTGCAAAAAGACCTGGAAAACATTAGGCTACAGTTGCCGGGCCAGAAAGAAACCAAGATACGCAAGTTATTTGGTAAACCAGACGCGGAGGAACTGCTGGAAAGAAGCCAAAAAATATACGTGTATTATCTTACCCCAGGGCCCAAATGCCAACTTTCAGATAAGAACACACCTGCTACCACCCTGGCGGTTAGGTTTGATGCGTTGGGCAATGTGCGCGAGGCCAACCTTACCACCAACTAATATGCTATAAAAGTAGAAAGCCGATCTCCCTTGCAGGAGAACGGCTTTCTGGGCAAGCGTCAAGTCTTAGTTTTTGGTCTTTTTCTTTGACGTTTCAGTTTTGGTCTTCACTTTGTCGGCCTCAACTTTGGTCTTCCCGTTGGGGGTTTTGATTTTAGTTTCTGAAGGGCTTGACTTGTATTTCACGTTATCGGTTTTCAATTTCTCCGTACCGTCTTTTTTAATTTTCATCTCGCCGTAAGAAGACTCCATTTTCATCTTGTCTTCTTCAATCTTCACCTTCTCGGTTTCAGTCTCCAGTTTGATTTTGTCATCCTTCATTTTCACCTCAGACTCGCTTTTCTTAGGAGCGGTGGCCGTGGTATCCATTGAAGAAGTAGGCATAGTGGTAGTATTGTTTGAAGCCGGCGCGGCAGTAGAAGTTCCTCTACCATCAAGCTCCAGATAAGCCGTGAATTGCTTAGGGGTTAGAATCTGGGCGAATTCCTCATCCATTTGCGTATTGACTTCGGCCAGCTTGGCGTCACGCATTTGAATGTCATTGGAATTCATCCGCTCTATCTCGTTGAATCTATCCAGGCGAGCCTGGTTTAAGGATTTGATCTTTACATACTGTCCTTCATTCAACTCCAGGTCATTGTACATCTGGCGGCTCAGCTCAGTAGCACTCATGGAGAGTACAGTTCTAGAAGCTGCAGCGGTTCCGGTAAGATTGGTTTGTGCCTGGGCAGTATAAAAAGCTCCCAGCATTAAGGCAGATAAGAAAAACTTTTTCATGTTGTTTTGACGCTTAAAGGTTATTAACAAGTAATGCTAAATCCGATTTATATATCCTTTAACGCTTCTCCAAAATCAAGGTTATAGGAATTTTAATATTTTCTTATTTCACTACACCTAACTGTTATATTGAACAATATATTAAATAACTATATATTAAAATTTCAATTTTATTACTTTTCCAAGTTAATTACCTAATTAAACCATTAACATATAATTCAAACACTAAATCAACTTTTTAAGAATAGGATAATATTGTATTATACTTAAATTACAGTTGCACTTAAAAGCATTATGCATATACCAATATTTATATATTGATTGTGGTTTTCAACTTTTTTCTGATAGCATAAAAAAACCTGGCCGCTTGGCCAGGTTTCCTTAATATGGTTTTTTAGGAGGTTAATTACTCATCTTATGATCTGGGCGTTTAAAGAACTGCATGGCCAAATAACCCACGAAGGTTCCAATCACTGACCCGAACAGGATCCACAAGATAGCCATCAAGCCAATAGAACCGCCTTCGCCGTAAGCATCATCTGCCATATAAGGATAACTCATGGCCAGATTGAACACTGAGTCTGCCAAAAGTTGGAAGATCGTAAACAAAATAGCTGCCACCAGGCCCACTACAAAGCCAACGCCTATCCCTTCCAGGTAATTGAGGTTGCCGTCTTTTTTTTGTTTATGGCTTTTAATGGCCATCACAACCCCTATGACCAGAATAATACCGGTCACAAAATGGAGCGATACGTTTTCAATCAAGCCCAGGAGCTTGATGATGACCATATAGACAATTGCTGCAATGCCCGTCATTATTCCGTAATAGGTACCAGTTTTCTGTACCGTTGTCCTACGTTGTTCCATGGTTAGTTTTATTTTGTTTTTAGTTTGGTACGGTTGAAAGCGCCCTGGCTTTCTGTGTCATATACTAGATATGATTTATCATATACTTAGATAGGCGGTCTGGTGTTGTGCCCAAACCCGATTTTTTAAATTCCAGCCGCCAATTTTCTGCCCGGCAAGTGTATGGCCGCGCCGCTGAACTGATTTAAGCGTTTGATTGTCTGTAAGTAGGTTTAGTTGCCTATTGATTGCCGCCCGCGTGGGGGCCTTTCCTTTTCTTTTGGTAACTTTGCCTTTTCCTATCATTTCAGATACAACAGCAGAGCATGATCAGCACCAGTAACGTAAGCCTTAGATACGGCAAGCGCACCTTGTTTGAAGACGTCACCATTAAGTTTTCGCCGGGCAACTGTTACGGCCTCATTGGGGCCAACGGTGCCGGCAAGTCCACTTTCCTGAAAATCCTTTCGGGGGAAATTGACCCCAATACCGGCACGGTAGACATTCCGGCCAAAGCCCGTATGGCGGTGCTCAAGCAGAACCATTATGAGTATGATGAGTTTCCGGTGCTCCAGACGGTGATCATGGGCCACAAGCGGCTGTATGAGATCATGACCGAAAAAGACGCCATCTACGCAAAGGAAGATTTCAGCGAGGATGACGGCATGCGCGCCTCTGAGCTGGAAGCCGAATTTGCCGACATGGAAGGCTGGAATGCCGAATACGAAGCCGGAGAATTATTGAGTGGTCTGGGCATTCAGCCTGACATGCACTACACCTTAATGAAGGACCTGGGCGGGAACGAGAAAATACGTGTGTTGCTGGCGCAGGCCTTGTTCGGTAACCCAGATATTCTGCTGCTGGATGAACCTACCAACCACCTGGACGCCGAGTCTATCATGTGGCTGGAGAACTTCCTTGATAATTTCCAGAACACTGTGATTGTGGTTTCCCACGACCGCCACTTTCTGGATGCCGTGTGTACGCACGTGGCCGACATTGACTACAGCAAGATTCAACTGTACGCCGGTAACTACTCGTTCTGGTATGAGTCCAGCCAACTGGCTTCTAAGCAGCGCACCGACGCCAACAAGAAAACCGATGACAAGCGCAAGGAACTGCAGGCCTTTATTGCCCGTTTCAGCGCCAACGCGTCTAAATCTAAGCAAGCTACTTCCCGCGCCAAATTGCTGGAGAAACTGACCCTGGAAGACATCAAACCGTCAAGCCGCCGGTACCCTTATATTCAGTTCAAGCAAGAACGTGAGGCCGGAAACCAGTTGCTGCAGGTGGATGAACTGGCTATGAGCCATGAAGGCGAAACGTTGTTCAAGAACGTTTCTTTCATGGTGGACAAGAGCGACAAGATTGCGGTGATCAGCCGGAATGACCTGGCGGCCACCACGTTCTTCAAGATCATCATGGGTGAGGCGAAGCAGGACAAAGGTGAATTCAAGTGGGGCACCACCATCAGCACCGCCTATTTCCCCAAAGACAACGCTGAGTTCTTCCATACCGATGACAACCTGGTAGATTGGCTAAGACAGTTCTCTGTGGAGAAAGACGAGAGTTTTATCAGAGGTTTCCTGGGGCGCATGTTGTTCTCCGGCGAGGAATCTTTGAAGAAAGCGAGCGTGTTGTCTGGTGGCGAGAAAGTGCGTTGTATGCTATCTCGCATGATGCTGCAGAGCGGCAACATGCTGGTGCTGGACGAACCTACCAACCACCTTGACCTGGAATCCATCACGGCCTTGAACAACGGGCTAAAAGATTTCCAAGGGTCCCTCCTGTTCAGTTCCCATGACTTGCAATTCGTGGACACCATTGCCAACCGCATCATTGAACTCACGCCCAACGGCATCATTGACAAGCGCATGAGCTATGATGAATACCTCACAGATGAGAGCATCAAAGAACTTCGGGCCAAAATGTACAAAGAGAAATCAATGGCCTAAGGCTTTTGCGTTTTCGGGCTCATTTTCAGAAATGAGCCCGAAAACAGAATTTAAAAGAAAGGGCGCTACCAACGTAGCGCCTTTTCTTTTTGATTAGTTATTTAGGAGTTGGTTCATCTTCCCTTGCTTTTTACTGCTTTCACAAGGAAATAAACCATTTCCGTTTTTGGCTTCATTTTCAGAAATGAGCCCGAAAACAGGATTCTCTTTTGCGCACCTGGCCTAACCTGCTAACTTTACTGAAGCAACACATTCCCATATGAAAAATTATCTGCTTTCTTTGCTTGCTTTATTTTTCCTGAATCTTCCCAACATATACGCGCAGAGTGTGGCAGAATCTGTGGGCACTTCGCTGGAACTTACCACGGCCAACGGCACACTCAAAGGCACTTTGCTACTTCCGGCTTCTTCCAAACCTGTAAAAGTGGTGCTGTTGATTTCCGGCTCTGGCCCCACCGACCGTGACGGGAACAATCCCATCATGAAAAACAACAGCTTGAAGCTGGTAGCCGAAGCACTCTATGCCCAGGGCGTGGCCACGCTGCGCTATGATAAACGTGGGATTGCTGAAAGCAAGGAGGCTGCCATTCCGGAGCAGGACCTTAGGTTTGACCACTACGTGAAAGACGCCACTGCCTGGCTCCAGAAATTGAAAACTGATAAGCGCTTCAGCAAAGTCATAGTGTTAGGCCACAGCGAAGGTTCTTTGATTGGCATGGTGGCCGCCCGTGAAGCAATGGCTGATGGTTTTATCTCGGTGGCCGGTCCGGGCCAATCTGCTGATAAAGTCATACGGCAGCAATTGCAGGCCCAACCCAAGATGGTGACCGACATGGCCCTGCCTATTCTGGACCAGCTGGTGCAAGGGAAACCGGTGGCCGAGGTGAACCCCATGTTGGCATCATTGTTCAGACCCAGCATTCAGCCCTACATCATTTCCTGGTTTCAGTATGACCCGCAAGTTGAAATCAAGAAACTTTCTGTGCCGGTGTTGGTGGTACAAGGAACGCAGGATTTGCAGGTTACTGAGCAGGAAGCACAACTTCTCAAGGCAGCCCAGCCCAAAAGCAAATTGGCAGTGATAGAAGGCATGAACCATGTGCTCAAAGAAACCACCGCAGACAAAGCCGCCAACGCCTCTACCTATAACCAACCTGCCTTGGCCTTGGCTCCTAAATTAATGCCTGAAATCATTGGGTTTATAGCTACCGTTAAATAAGCTTTTACCAGCCTAAAAAAGAAAGGGCGCCAATAAATGGCGCCCTTTCTTTTTATCTACTTAAAGGCGAAAACTTCGCCCTTGAAAACAATATAACTTAGGCTCGTCTTATCAAACGTAACAACACCGCAATCACGGCAATTACCAATAAAACGTGAATGATGCCTCCTACCTGGTCACCGAATCCTAAGAAACCGATTAACCAAACGATCAC
This region of Rufibacter sp. LB8 genomic DNA includes:
- a CDS encoding DUF4199 domain-containing protein, with product MEQRRTTVQKTGTYYGIMTGIAAIVYMVIIKLLGLIENVSLHFVTGIILVIGVVMAIKSHKQKKDGNLNYLEGIGVGFVVGLVAAILFTIFQLLADSVFNLAMSYPYMADDAYGEGGSIGLMAILWILFGSVIGTFVGYLAMQFFKRPDHKMSN
- a CDS encoding ABC-F family ATP-binding cassette domain-containing protein; the protein is MISTSNVSLRYGKRTLFEDVTIKFSPGNCYGLIGANGAGKSTFLKILSGEIDPNTGTVDIPAKARMAVLKQNHYEYDEFPVLQTVIMGHKRLYEIMTEKDAIYAKEDFSEDDGMRASELEAEFADMEGWNAEYEAGELLSGLGIQPDMHYTLMKDLGGNEKIRVLLAQALFGNPDILLLDEPTNHLDAESIMWLENFLDNFQNTVIVVSHDRHFLDAVCTHVADIDYSKIQLYAGNYSFWYESSQLASKQRTDANKKTDDKRKELQAFIARFSANASKSKQATSRAKLLEKLTLEDIKPSSRRYPYIQFKQEREAGNQLLQVDELAMSHEGETLFKNVSFMVDKSDKIAVISRNDLAATTFFKIIMGEAKQDKGEFKWGTTISTAYFPKDNAEFFHTDDNLVDWLRQFSVEKDESFIRGFLGRMLFSGEESLKKASVLSGGEKVRCMLSRMMLQSGNMLVLDEPTNHLDLESITALNNGLKDFQGSLLFSSHDLQFVDTIANRIIELTPNGIIDKRMSYDEYLTDESIKELRAKMYKEKSMA
- a CDS encoding alpha/beta hydrolase; amino-acid sequence: MKNYLLSLLALFFLNLPNIYAQSVAESVGTSLELTTANGTLKGTLLLPASSKPVKVVLLISGSGPTDRDGNNPIMKNNSLKLVAEALYAQGVATLRYDKRGIAESKEAAIPEQDLRFDHYVKDATAWLQKLKTDKRFSKVIVLGHSEGSLIGMVAAREAMADGFISVAGPGQSADKVIRQQLQAQPKMVTDMALPILDQLVQGKPVAEVNPMLASLFRPSIQPYIISWFQYDPQVEIKKLSVPVLVVQGTQDLQVTEQEAQLLKAAQPKSKLAVIEGMNHVLKETTADKAANASTYNQPALALAPKLMPEIIGFIATVK
- a CDS encoding lmo0937 family membrane protein, yielding MGNLLYIIAVVLVIVWLIGFLGFGDQVGGIIHVLLVIAVIAVLLRLIRRA